cagaattcagatagCGTCCAAATGCAGCAGTACGCAGGGACCAGGGGTTGGCGCCCAAGGATTTAGAAATGGGATAAACTGCTGGCAAAGTGGCAATGTAGACGCCAGCACATCGAATAATTTGCagcatatatagaaaaaaaagaacaatttgAAATATGTTGAAGGAGACACTAGTACTATAAATTTCATCTAAAGGGGAGCAAGGATTTGGACAAATTGATAATCTGCAGCACCAGAGCAGTAACACGTCAGAAGCAATATTGTCATCATCATTCTGTTTTAGACAATGTTTGCGAGCTGAGACAGAcatgattagaaaaaaaaatgcccaaCCAATAGCTTCCCAGGGCTTTGGCTGTTCCAGGAATCGTACATGTGAACACCACATTATTCTAGATTGGACCCTACATGGGCCTCAAGTATCTACAATAAGATCTAGAGGTTTGATCTTGAAGCAAATAGATCGGAACAAAGTCTAGCCACGACATCTCCAGAAAACATCAGAGAGAAACCTCAAAAATCAGACAACCTGCTGCACTGCTCTTGGAATTTTTCGCTGAACTATTCTGCTCCCAGACAGGAATATAGGCATGGAGGGATGATTTTGTTGTATGAACATAACTGATCTTCAGTAACTCACATGTTTGCTTTCCTCTCCCACCTTTCTTTAACGTCAAGCCTGAAAAATACAATGGACGATTGACAAGCGCCAACggagatatttttcttttcaaaggAACAGGTGAGCTGATTGCCTCGTGACCAAGGTCAAAAGAAGTGTCACACCATACTGCACTAATGTCCTACCATTTCCATCAGATCTATGGTGACTctgcttcaattttttttatctgctCACCTTTACAATCAGATTTTCTTGATATCTTAATCATAAGTGAGAATATCTCATGACCTTCAGACAAAGTTGATCATACAAGGGATTATCAATAAAACGCCTATTACTAAATTGCAGTGTGAGTCCTCCCTACCCTACCACATTCCATCCACGCAGGTAAGTTGGACAAGCTAAACTGTGCCTTCTTTgttaaattaaattcataaaagaaGAGTATAAATTTACCCAGGAATTGTGCAACATATATGATACACAGTATAATGATAGAACTGTACCCCCAATGTAACTTCCTTTTGTTCCTTGGGGGAAATGATGATGAAAGATCCTGCAAAATTGATGGGAGTAAAACCAGTAGTCTTAATCAAAGTCAACCAAATCAGCATAAATCAAGTCAACTGAATGTCTTAAAGATGTCAATGATACAAGCATTTCCACCTAACATCAACTATCAACAAAGCCAACACAGATGGGAATCCATGTCAAGGAAGCAACTCATCAACGTTTACTCTATCAATTTGGCATACATCATACAGAAAAAAGGCTAGTGGGTAAATGTAAATAACAGAAGCTTTTTATTTGCAATTCTAGTGCAGCATGATCTTTTTGAAATTGTGGTGTATATTATGTAATCAATGGATACTTCATGTACTTCGATGCTAGTAGGGTGTCGCTGCTTTAGCAACAGATACTTTTACCTAAAACTAAATGAAAGCaataaattgattttaccATTTTGTTTATTGCATGGTAATTGTAGAAATTAGCTAGAAGTCAAGATAAAGCAACTTTTTATCCTTTAGAACACATTTCAATATTTTAAGCAAATTGGGTTGTTAATCTAAATTTGTGTAGTAATATAGAATTCACTACAGTATACTACAGTATAGGTCATAGAAATCTAgctactaatttttttcgcaaagacaacaaaaaaaaatggaaaatcaCAATTTCCAGGATTTCAGGGAATGGGAGATAGTGTCCACTGTCAAAACACACTTTCCAATAGTATAACCACACATACCACTTGGAATCCAGCAGGTGATGATGTATGCTGTACATCTATAGCAACATTGCTGGTAGATTCATCCTTGTCTGCCACTCTACAATCACTGGTCACCTTGCTATTCTTTTTAGTGTTTCCTAAGAGACAAATGCAGTGATAAGAATAGTTAGAACAACTGGCAGGCGGGTAATAACACAAAGACAAGtgcatataaatatgtgtgagGGAGGCACCTCTAGATTTCCCTTTGCACTTTGGTTGTTCCTTTATTTGCAACCATTTCTTCTGTAATTCCTGCGATGCTAGACAGATCAAATAATAGACCCGGTAGAATCAGATGGAAACATTCAAATGCATGAACAGCGTGCCTTACAAAGGAAAATCATCATGGCCAAGAGAAACACACGTTTCGACAATTGTCATGTTATGGTTATGAGGGGAAATTAtgattttgaattatttttcttaaagaaGTGCCATACTGGATCTTTACAGGACAGGCAatgcaaaaatacattttgaaacCAAAATATCACACCCACTCTGGCACCCGTTACTGATAAGGTgtggattattttttgtttgttccaATCAAAATTATAGCATGCAATCTGCATACTCCAAACTTCATCAGAGAAACGAAGTCTTTCCCATTCAGAAAGGAACAAAAAGTTCTCCCTGAGATCGAAATGTTATCATTGACATCAAAACCAACTCATAGCTTAGGCATTCTCGCCAACATCAACTAAAGCCTCCAGCTATATTATCGCCAAACAAATAACAATAGcatacacaaaaaaaactcaaccATGGTAATATCAAGTCCTCAAATATCTCCATAAAAAAGAAGCCCTAATATGTTCCTTTATTCATCCGGAAATAAGGATAATCGGTCATTTTTCCCCCTGCGGGTAGCAAATTACTCCAGCGTCTGCCTAAACTACCGGGAATTGGACTTTCGAACTAAAAGGATTCCCGTGCGTGgatcaagaaagaaaaaacagcaAAATGTAAAAAAGGGAACCTTAAACTTGTCGAGTCGATCTTGCGATAGCTTGGAAGGCTTGAAATCCGGGTCGAGGAGCCTACTGGATGCGAGCGGATCCTCCTTCCTCttcgcctcgtcgcctccataggcgtctccggcgccgcctcctcctcccatctGGTCCTCCTTGCTTGCTGCCTCCATGGAGGCCATGGCGACCAGGGGGCAGGGGATCAGCTGGGTCGTGTTATAGACTTGCAGTTGGGTCTAACCATGGCCCAACGCCGCAAAAAGGCCCACCCACGGCCTAGTCATATCACTTGCTCTACGGAAAGTTTGGGCTTTTCCGAATCCAAAACCTtaccaaataaattatgtaaaaGAAAAGTTACCACTAGTAATTGGCCATGGATTCAGCATTGCAATTTGTTTGGTAAAGagatgtttgatttgtttCCGAAATTATTACTGGTTTTTTTAGACATGTCTTTTTTTATGGTGCAGCTAGAGTTAGaccctgtttctttcagcttaagattattataatctagattattgagtcagattactataagctagattgttataatctgtagtagaataagctgtgagttgtttcttttctagattattagagtcTGGATTATTGGGttgcaagtctaaagaggGAGTGGAGTGGtatggtgggtaatttttcacctaataatctgaaaaaagctcacctaaatgagcttatcagattataataagctgggctctaaattataataagctactttaATAAGTTgtatgtttctttcagcttactcctaataatctagattataataatctcgagctgaaagaaacatggCCTTAGAAAGGGCAACAAACAGGAGTGTTCTTTCACTTTCATTTTGTCCTTggaatttttaaagaaaactgAGCCAtcctcaagaaaaaaaatactataacaCGATATAAGCTGATATCTAGCCATGAGCCATCACATATGTATACCAGACTTAATATTCAGGGATCAGACCTATACCAATTTGGAACGATACACTattgttttgtaaaaaaaaactgattttttttactaggaGTGGACATGCGGGAGAGCCCATCGGGGGAGATTCATTATTCCTCCAGAAAGACGGATTGGAGACGATTGAGAATGAATAATTTTACATCAAAATAGGTGTAGAATAAATCAATTTCTAACCTAATATTAACCGAACAAGCCCTAACGGGAGAGCCGGTGGTCAAGCCGAGTTTATCCCCGCGAGGCAGCGAACGTGAAGTCAACCCGGTCTCCTCCCTCCCAAGTGAGCCCATCACGCCATCATCCATCATCAGGCGCTGCCGCCGACCGATCTCCTGTCGCTGGGCCGCCGTGTGCATTGAACCAAGAGCGAGGCAGCGATCGATAGGGAGGAGGCGCACAAGCTCCTGCTCCAATTATCTATCCCCCCATCCAATCCGGCCGAGGAAAAGGGAGGGGAGAAATTTTGTCGCGGAGGCGTGGAGATGCTGGTGCCTGGTGCTACGCGGACACTTGGATTCATGCATCCTCTGTGCCCCCCCGCGCGTGTGCTCTCGTCGGCTGTCAGCGTGGGAACTGGAAAGCCGATCCTCTATCTAGGCAGATAGAGCTCAGAATCTAGGGGGGAATTGATAGGATCTACTACTGTCTTACTACATCCGTCCTACAATAAACCAACTCTTCGGTTCTTGTGTCCAGCATtgatcatctattttatttatttttttaagaaattaaaaaaaattagtcacacgttaagtactattcatgatttatcatctaataaaaacaaaattattaatcataaatttttttaataaaatgaaaagtcaaacattataggtaaaaagtgaaaaattggtttgttttgggacggagggagtatattgaacatgtttaataaaatagtaaaaaatagtTGGGGCTCCTTGGaacaaaggaagaaaagagaacGATTTTTAGAAGATTTGAATCGCAAGGATGGGTTTGTAGTGgaattatttgaaacaaaGAATTGAACCCTTGAATTTCCCTcggaaatcctatgaaattagTCATTCCAAAGGGTTTTTGGAGGAGTAACATGAAGTCGTACCTCattgttttctcttcttgctctttaatttcttttttttccgtgTGCTATTCAAACATTTGTTTTGAGAAATTCATGTGTCTATCCATATAGTAATTTCTAATGATGtgtttaaaatattgtattccaAATGGAATTTTATTTGTGATTGATCTTAATAATACATGGTATCCTACAATGAGTATGCACTaccccgtttcataatgtaagatgtttggcTTCTTtggttataatgtttgatcattcgtcttatttaaaaatttagtacaaatataacaaatgacaagtcgtgtttaaagttcttttgataataaagtaagtcacaagcaagataaatgatattttcataatgttttgaataagacaaatatttaaatattataagtaaaaaaatcaaacatcttatattatgaaacggatgaagtagattatatatacacagtgATGAAAGATATTTGGTCAGTACTCAGCGGTGTACATTATATTCATGGGCATATTCACTTTGTCCTCCAAAACTTACCATGGTAAAGTCACTGTACGTAGGTTAATTATGTTCACTTTTactattgatcaaatgtttgatttttttttcttatgtcaAACACACGTGTAATGCACGGGGGCTAGAGGGGAGGGCGTGTATAAGATTTTTGACTTACGTGTATGCTttcagattatcatccaacaacACCGATcggatttgattgatggaattaaaattttcaaacatttgatcactaggtGAACCCAATTATGTTTACTTGGATAACTTACTATTTTTTGCCATATTTTTGTGAGTAGAAGTTTCTAGAATTACCAAATATTGGTAATATTTGGAATGGGTGATTTAAGTAGCAAACTAAACATGCcctatatgcatgtatattttCCGAGAAATGAACATGACCAACTTTCTGTAATACACGTGGGCAAACGGTCTGGGAGCTGCGTAGAAAACTATTCCACAACACTATTGCATAACATTGTAGTCctagcttttatttttttacttcttgAAGAatgttattaataaaactacaAAGGATAAATCAATGTACTGGACGGTACTTGTCATGATACCGTAATAGTGAAGAGATTTTAGGTTGTGTATCTATGTTGTATACGATTGCTGAAATTTCGTTTGGATTTGTTTGGCACTTTTGGGGAAGTGAAGAAGTTGGTTGCTTCAACAATTAGGTACATGACTTTATCTTCTTTCGTATGCAAGGACGAGTCAAAGAGATGCAAATAAGTTTATGGGGTCCACGAGAATTAAAAGGTGTAATAATTTTAACTAGCAAGTTATCAATGCTGCCCACAGCTATGACTCGTCAAAATATTCAGAGTAGTAGTTTTCAAGATTAACTTTACACCCCTTTCAATCCTTTATCATCGTACGAAAAATTCTACCTGGTCATATTCTCCAATTAATAAtccaattcttttttttagtatAGCTCAAACAATTTTACAGAGAAGAAGAATTTCCAACAAATCATAATTGTCCTATACCTTTAAGTTGCTCTTCCAGCACATTTCAACAATAAAAACTAGTACAGGAAGGTATACTTATTGTTAATCAtcttcaacaacaaaattcGGTTCAGGTCAGCAAACCATAACACCCATATCGCTTTTATGAAGCGAAAAAACCCCCCTATAATTATTGTCTTTTCTAagaaatctcaaaaaaatatttttgaccaaaATCTGTAAACGGGGTGGATGTGTATTGCGATTTGCGAACCTATTAATATGACTTACGTGCTAAAACTTAAAACTTTAATTAcctataaatgattatattttggaactgaATTAGTACGTGGCAAAAATACCATCCATAATAatgaaaatacatatttttaaataaacaaagatTTCTTGAAAGGTTTTGCCTGAAAACATGAgatcaaataaattacaataacgGGGATTATCATTTCAGCTACACAAAAGAAATTGGGGTTGGAGGTTGCAAAATTTACCGAGTCTTCCATTTCGTAATCttacacaaaaaaattgggaTTGGAGGTTGCAAAATTTACCGAGTCTTCCATTTCATAATCTTAAATAGGTTGGACTTTATGTACAGTATTACTACCCACCTACCCATAGGTCCATAGTACCACCACTACTGGTTGGAGGAGAGAGCCTCACCACCGGCCATGGCGGCTGCCAGCCTCAGCCGATCCGCGACATTCCTGTCCGGGTGAGTCCAACCGCTTCGCTCCTCTCGCTAAACAACCCAAAAGCTTAAGCACAAGCACAGCACAGCTGCACAGgtgaaggagagaggaggaggagaaaaagtTCGGTGTTGTGTTGTGCTGTGCTGTGTGCTGCGCGAGCTTCTTTCTTCCCatctccctcccttcctcttcctcgccaCCACCAAACCCTCCTCCGATCCAAACCTTTCCCTCTCTCGCATGCCGGCGCGCTCCccgaggtggcggcgctgctgaCAGGAGGACACGGTTGGGAAGGGGGTGGGAACGCCGCCCCCCGACCATGGGCGGCGTCACGTCCACCATCGCCGCGCGCTTCGCCTTCTTCccgcccacgccgccgtcctACACCGTCTCCGCCGACCCCGCCACGGGCCGCCTCCTCATCCCCGAGATctcccgcccgcccgcgcgccgccggcggagggaCGGCGCCAGGGACGCCTCGGCgtcgggcgccggcgccggcgccgccgcgcccgccgaggacgaggacggCACGGAGGTGGTGCGCCTCCGCACGCGGCGCGGGAACGAGATCGTCGGGGTGCACGTGCGCCACGAGCGGGCCTCCGCCACGCTGCTCTACTCCCACGGCAACGCCGCGGACCTCGGCCAGATGTACGGCCTCTTCGTCGAGctcagccgccgcctccgcgtcaATCTCTTCGGGTAACACTCCTCGCCCTCCCCGCTTCAGCTCGTCTGCTTGCTAGTGTTAAGCTGGATTTGGTCGAGGGCTTTATGGTTTCCATCGGGAGAAACTAACCGGAGTTACGTCTTTCGGAAAGAGGCGTGCTCGTGATGAGTTGGTAATTTGGTGCGCATTTATTATTAGATTTGTTGTGTGTGCCCCTCCATATCTTGATTGGTTGTTATGCTAAGTGATGGGTTTCACACTGATCTCTGGAGCTAGTAATGGAAATGCTCATAAATTAGCTTCAAATGTTTGGATCACACACAAAATGGACATCATATTTAGGCGTGCTGATGAAATTCAGTTGTACTCCAATAGAGTCAGCTAGCTGCACGTGTCTTCCCTCCAACATATTACTTACTCTACTTGTCACCAGTTTACCGCTACACATGTGTAGTTGCAATCAACACAAAGTAACTCTTTCTAGTTTTGTTTTCTGCTAAACTATCCCCAGAGGCTACTTGATTTTTCCTTCTTGTCCTTCTATGGGACACTGCGTTGGTGCAAATTTAGAGGAACTGGAGACTTGGGAGTCAAAACTTATAATGTTTCAAAGAGAACAAAAATTGTCAGTGAACGAAGCTTACAACAGTAGTTGCCAAGGTGCATGCAAGTGAATACCACTAAGAACATGGTCTGTTGTATTGTACCAGTGTACCCTACATTATGACTTTGCTAAGAAAGCAagataatgtattttttggaCATAGCTTGGATTTTACACAAGAAACCCTTTTGATGATGAGATGGTGTGTTGTATTTCGAGGCATAATTAGTGGGGCTGTCTGGTGGTGGATCACCTATATGGCTACATTGATGGGCATAATATCTTTTGGATTCCAAGAGGGGGAACCCTCACAACCAACCAACATAGCTCTCACTCTCCTACGTTTATGATGTCACTGATGATCCCATCACAGATTTCCTTACATGACCATAAGTCCACAACTATTCTCTAGGAAACTTTTGTAGACTAACACTAGAAATCTCAGTGAAAACTGTAGGAAAATTCGAAGCATATTCAAGACTACAGAATTATGATTTCTCGATAGCTTATGTGCTGCATTGTCATATACTAAAATCATGTCCTGACATAGTATTCAAATTGGCCTTTGTATATTGGTGCCTGATTTACTATGAAACTTAACATACTAAGCAGagtaaaaattatgaaaaatgtgAATTTTCTGAACATTGTTTAACAGACACCATATGTTTGACAGGTATGATTATTCTGGATATGGGAGGTCTACAGGGAAGGTATCCTTCAGTTCTTCTATGTTGGTTGTTTCATATTTAGCTTAAGTAGCAAAGCTAATCTTATACCTAACCACATGTTAATGGGTAGTTTATTCTTCCATTGAACAGCCCACTGAGTGTAATACATATGCAGACATTGAAGCAGCATATAACTGCCTCAAGGAAAAATATGGTGTCTCAGATGAGGATATAATCTTGTATGGTCAATCTGTTGGTAGTGGTCCAACCATTGATCTTGCTTCACGATTGCCAAATCTGCGAGGTGTGGTTTTGCATAGTCCCATTCTGTCTGGGTTAAGAGTACTATATCCAGTCAAAAGGACATATTGGTTTGACATTTACAAGGtaaatttgatttcttttctCCATTCCCAAGAATTATGGTTTCTGAATGCTGATATATTTTCCTCCACTTTGTAGAATATCGACAAAATTGGCCTCGTAAATTGCCCAGTGCTCGTCATTCATGTAAGTCCAATTGTTCTActctaatttttcattttcgcTAGTTACTAATCACTTCATATGTAAATAGATTACAATAGTGCATAGAGAACCTGAAGATAGATTACTCCCAATATTTGAATTGGTTGTGAAGTAGAAGATTCATGTGTAAATAATCAACAAGCCAACTATTGTAATTAGACAGAATGAAGTAAATGAACATCAATAACAAAGTTATGGAGGCAAAGTAGCTGTCCTGTTTTAGAGTGTTGTCATTTATCATCAGAATTGCTAGCTTACAATTTGGGTGCTCTAGTTGTCATAACTAAACGATTCTTATTTCCaacatagataaataataaCAGAATAATTATAATGCTTACATCAGGGTACGTCAGATGATGTCGTTGACTGTTCCCACGGAAAGCAGCTGTGGGAACTTTGCAAGGTAAAATATTCACCATTGTGGCTAACTGGTGGTGGTCACTGCAATCTTGAGCTTTATCCTGATTATATCAAGCACTTGAAGAAGTTTGTGTCAAGCCTTGGCAAAAAATCGTCAAAACCTGACCTGAAAGAGGTAACAGTGAAGGAGGGTACTTCTAGTAAAGATGCTGAACCTGCAAGCTCTGACAAGCCCCAAGAAGCTCCAAAATGCGCCCAGATCTCGCGAAAGAGCTTAGATAGTCGAGTTGGAAAATCAAAAACTGTGGATGTTCCTGAAAAGCCACGAATGAGCTCAGATGATGTCGACAAGTTCAGGAGGAGAAGATGTTTGGTATGGTGATATATGATGCGATCCTCTGCGTAGTTCATGTAGCAGTAGCTGAATACAATAGCATGAAAATCGAGCAACTGTATTACTTCGTATAGCGAGGAACATACCAGCAGTTCAAGCAGTTCTCACAGGGCAGGGATAAGAACTGTTTAATAAGGGAGAAGGATC
This is a stretch of genomic DNA from Oryza brachyantha chromosome 1, ObraRS2, whole genome shotgun sequence. It encodes these proteins:
- the LOC102717385 gene encoding uncharacterized protein LOC102717385 isoform X1; translated protein: MASMEAASKEDQMGGGGGAGDAYGGDEAKRKEDPLASSRLLDPDFKPSKLSQDRLDKFKELQKKWLQIKEQPKCKGKSRGNTKKNSKVTSDCRVADKDESTSNVAIDVQHTSSPAGFQVDLSSSFPPRNKRKLHWGYSSIIILCIIYVAQFLGLTLKKGGRGKQTCELLKISYVHTTKSSLHAYIPVWEQNSSAKNSKSSAAGCLIFEVSL
- the LOC102702522 gene encoding alpha/beta hydrolase domain-containing protein 17C-like, which codes for MGGVTSTIAARFAFFPPTPPSYTVSADPATGRLLIPEISRPPARRRRRDGARDASASGAGAGAAAPAEDEDGTEVVRLRTRRGNEIVGVHVRHERASATLLYSHGNAADLGQMYGLFVELSRRLRVNLFGYDYSGYGRSTGKPTECNTYADIEAAYNCLKEKYGVSDEDIILYGQSVGSGPTIDLASRLPNLRGVVLHSPILSGLRVLYPVKRTYWFDIYKNIDKIGLVNCPVLVIHGTSDDVVDCSHGKQLWELCKVKYSPLWLTGGGHCNLELYPDYIKHLKKFVSSLGKKSSKPDLKEVTVKEGTSSKDAEPASSDKPQEAPKCAQISRKSLDSRVGKSKTVDVPEKPRMSSDDVDKFRRRRCLVW
- the LOC102717385 gene encoding uncharacterized protein LOC102717385 isoform X2, producing the protein MASMEAASKEDQMGGGGGAGDAYGGDEAKRKEDPLASSRLLDPDFKPSKLSQDRLDKFKELQKKWLQIKEQPKCKGKSRGNTKKNSKVTSDCRVADKDESTSNVAIDVQHTSSPAGFQVDLSSSFPPRNKRKLHWGLDVKERWERKANM